A genomic window from Arvicola amphibius chromosome 5, mArvAmp1.2, whole genome shotgun sequence includes:
- the LOC119814038 gene encoding transmembrane and coiled-coil domain-containing protein 5B-like, whose protein sequence is MEDIGQNPLDDGHGITEIPTLEATKQHLNYLNLNLEKDLQRLDEANQILLRKIQKKEKSIQSLEREIALSIERVPETDEFNEIALQKENALKDLELETAKLEKKNKTLSEKIKQLQDRISTELKNPSPDPETLKKKIAELKVKLRKSTKSCAQQEKEIAKMQSDYQSVHELCEDQAHYIKKYQEILREMEKEQEVMLLEKEMSKAQNDSSQKVKPGATLVETIQSNMEKNIIKKEKRKFLVRHFHYLFFMIVVFLRILGCMIFHLQYINPDFFVDTLPMLMSRSTLKWLRDILFPFLTLEVEDVLPH, encoded by the exons ATGGAAGACATTGGACAAAACCCATTGGATGATGG GCATGGGATAACAGAAATACCAACTTTAGAAGCCACGAAACAGCACCTCAACTACCTGAACTTGAACCTTGAAAAGGATCTGCAGCGGCTGGACGAGGCCAATCAGATTCTTCTCAGAAAgattcaaaagaaagagaaatctatTCAAAG tcttgaaAGAGAAATTGCTTTGTCCATTGAGAGAGTCCCAGAGACAGATGAGTTCAATGAGATCGCATTACAGAAGGAGAACGCCCTGAAGGACCTGGAGCTGGAGACAGCAAAGCTG gagaaaaagaataagacCCTAAGTGAGAAAATCAAGCAACTTCAGGATAGG ATTTCAACAGAACTTAAGAATCCTAGCCCTGATCCAGAAaccctgaaaaagaaaatagcagaatTGAAG GTGAAACTACGAAAGTCAACCAAGTCCTGTGCAcaacaagagaaggaaatagcCAAG atGCAAAGTGATTACCAGTCTGTACATGAGCTCTGTGAAGACCAAGCCCACTACATAAAG AAATACCAAGAAATtctgagggagatggagaaggaacaAGAAGTGATGCTGcttgaaaaagaaat GTCCAAAGCCCAGAATGACTCTTCCCAAAAAGTGAAACCTGGGGCAACTCTGGTAGAGACCATTCAGAGCAACATG gagaagaacatcattaagaaagagaagaggaagtttTTGGTTAG GCACTTCCACTACCTCTTCTTCATGATCGTGGTCTTCCTTCGGATATTGGGTTGTATGATCTTCCACCTGCAGTATATAAACCCGGACTTCTTCGTGGACACTCTGCCCATGCTGATGAGCAGAAGCACGTTGAAGTGGCTGAGGGACATACTGTTCCCCTTCCTTACACTAGAGGTGGAAGACGTTCTACCACACTAG